A genome region from Candidatus Zixiibacteriota bacterium includes the following:
- the groES gene encoding co-chaperone GroES: protein MNIRPLADRVVVRPFEEQEVKRGGIIIPDTAKEKPMEGEIVEIGPGRTTDEGKKLPMEVKKGDRILYGKYSGTEVSVDGKEYLIMRESDIFAIIQKS, encoded by the coding sequence ATGAATATCAGACCGCTTGCTGACCGAGTCGTGGTCAGGCCGTTTGAAGAGCAGGAAGTTAAGCGCGGCGGGATCATTATTCCGGACACCGCCAAAGAGAAGCCGATGGAGGGGGAGATCGTCGAGATCGGTCCTGGCCGCACCACTGATGAGGGGAAGAAGCTCCCGATGGAAGTGAAAAAAGGGGACCGCATCCTGTACGGCAAGTACTCCGGCACCGAGGTATCGGTGGATGGCAAAGAGTACCTCATCATGCGCGAGTCGGACATTTTCGCCATCATCCAGAAGAGCTAA